One window from the genome of Danaus plexippus chromosome 24, MEX_DaPlex, whole genome shotgun sequence encodes:
- the LOC116775863 gene encoding endothelin-converting enzyme homolog isoform X2, with protein sequence MPTLHLKPGLTMARYKKTGFMDDDAGSVSSIQLNEGVRSGGTHIRYHMGVSFIGWHQRTKLERILLVITAFLLVAILLTTCLLLTIKGPSYIPVPPCYNPEPKEESSVCLSGSCIYTASEVIRALDETQDPCEDFYDFACGGWLKNNPIPEGKSSWGIFSKIELQNQLIIRSAIEKVNVSDKNSAETKARIYYDACIDGNETIEKLGEKPLISVIKKLGGWHLVTNTLVKQRKWDLQRLLQDVQNTYNLGGFFNWAVTEDDRNSSKHVIVLDQGGLNLPTRDNYLNATAHKKVLDAYLDYMTKICTLLGANETEARAQMSKVIQFETELANITIPSEDRRDEEGLYNPYTVKQWQREAPFLNWSMFFNDAFKLVNRSISDNERIVVYAPEYFRNLTRLVRKYSKSEEDQKTLTSYMMWQVSRSLSSYLSKSFRDATKILRKALFGSEGTEESWRYCVTDTNNAVGFAVGAMFVREVFHGEAKTQGEIMIDNIRAAFKKNLKNLIWMDEETRDAAEIKADAITDMIGFPDYILNKDELDKQYEELDVRPNKYFENNIAFNTYSLKHDLRKLDKPVNKTKWGMTPSTVNAYYTPTKNQIVFPAGILQLPFYDGDNPKSVNYGAMGVVMGHELTHAFDDQGREYDRFGNLNRWWNNATIARFKQRTQCIQKQYSTYEIEGQHLNGKQTLGENIADNGGLKASFHAYKEYSKNSKVNLTLPGLKYNHRQLFFISFAQVWCSAMTKESTKMQIEKDDHTVAKYRVIGPISNLREFSEEFNCPVGSKMNPKHKCEVW encoded by the exons CACCTGTTTATTGCTGACCATCAAGGGACCGTCCTATATACCTGTGCCACCATGTTACAACCCTGAACCCAAAG AAGAGAGCAGCGTATGTTTATCAGGTTCGTGTATTTACACAGCCAGCGAGGTTATTAGAGCTTTGGATGAAACACAGGATCCCTGCGAGGATTTCTACGATTTCGCATGTGGTGGATGGTTGAAGAACAATCCCATACCAGAAGGGAAATCGAGCTGGGGTATATTCAGCAAGATTGAACTACAGAATCAGCTCATTATTCGCTCGGCAATCG AAAAAGTTAACGTATCTGATAAGAACAGCGCTGAAACAAAAGCAAGAATATACTACGACGCGTGCATAGACGGGAATGAGACGATAGAGAAACTGGGTGAGAAACCTCTCATCAGTGTGATAAAGAAGCTGGGGGGGTGGCATCTTGTAACGAACACGCTGGTTAAGCAGAGGAAATGGGATCTACAGAGACTCCTACAGGATGTTCAGAATAC ttaTAATCTGGGAGGATTCTTCAATTGGGCGGTTACGGAAGACGACAGGAATTCATCGAAACACGTCATTGTG CTAGATCAAGGCGGACTAAATCTACCGACACGAGACAATTACCTAAACGCTACAGCCCACAAGAAAGTACTGGACGCCTATCTGGATTATATGACAAAGATATGCACATTACTGGGAGCTAACGAAACAGAAGCTAGGGCACAAATGTCGAAGGTTATACAGTTTGAGACGGAACTCGCGAATATAACCATCCCATCCGAGGATAGGAGGGATGAAGAGGGATTGTACAATCCGTATACCGTGAAGCAGTGGCAGAGGGAGGCGCCGTTCTTGAACTGGTCGATGTTCTTCAACGACGCCTTCAAACTCGTCAATAGGAGT ATATCGGATAACGAGAGAATAGTTGTCTACGCGCCGGAATATTTCAGAAATTTAACAAGACTAGTAAGAAAATACAGCAAGAGTGAAGAGGATCAgaa AACACTGACGAGTTACATGATGTGGCAAGTGTCTCGTTCTTTATCGTCGTATTTGTCCAAATCTTTCCGTGACGCGACCAAAATATTGAGGAAGGCGCTGTTTGGATCCGAGGGCACCGAGGAGTCCTGGAGATACTGCGTCACGGATACCAACAACGCTGTTG GTTTCGCCGTCGGCGCGATGTTTGTGCGAGAAGTTTTCCATGGTGAGGCGAAGACTCAGGGCGAGATCATGATAGACAACATCCGAGCGGCTTTCAAGAAGAATTTGAAGAATCTCATCTGGATGGACGAGGAGACGAGGGATGCTGCGGAGATTAAGGCGGATGCTATCACTGATATGATTG gTTTCCCCGACTACATACTGAACAAAGACGAGCTGGACAAGCAGTACGAGGAGCTGGACGTAAGACCGAACAAGTACTTCGAGAACAACATCGCCTTCAACACGTACAGCCTGAAACATGATCTAAGGAAATTGGATAAACCCgtcaataaaactaaatggG GCATGACACCGTCCACTGTGAACGCGTATTACACGCCCACCAAAAACCAGATAGTATTCCCCGCTGGTATTCTCCAACTGCCGTTCTATGATGGAGATAATCCCAAGAGCGTGAACTACGGAGCGATGGGCGTTGTCATGGGCCACGAGTTAACCCACGCGTTCGACGACCAAGGACGAGAATACGATAg attcgGTAATTTGAACCGTTGGTGGAACAACGCTACCATAGCACGTTTCAAGCAAAGGACTCAATGCATTCAGAAACAGTATTCAACATACGAGATCGAAGGCCAGCATTTGAATGGAAAACAAACTCTCG GCGAGAATATAGCAGACAACGGAGGTTTAAAGGCGTCGTTCCACGCTTATAAGGAGTACAGTAAAAACTCCAAAGTTAACCTCACTTTACCTGGATTGAAGTACAACCACAGACAATTGTTCTTCATATCTTTCGCTCAG gTATGGTGTTCAGCAATGACAAAGGAGTCGACGAAAATGCAAATCGAAAAGGACGATCACACCGTGGCCAAGTATAGAGTCATTGGACCAATATCGAACCTTCGAGAATTCTCTGAAGAATTCAATTGTCCCGTAGGAAGTAAAATGAACCCAAAACATAAATGCGAGGTATGGTAA
- the LOC116775924 gene encoding uncharacterized protein LOC116775924, with protein sequence MEQIVVKTEVQPNGDILLFYVDENEEADAGTFDHENGNVMHMLPETKYVIEDNGEGESADELDIAQAAEEVAKENWLNEEIKRLIVFYIDNKETFLSGTTKKKHLWAVACRTILTGKNPVSCEVKLRMLKQQFIQLCLEKQKGNIVTWPYYDLCHQAFYEDSFETVTNDSEPNKVVINMPMQNVVNQDGILVVKKINNGQGKDVDEKVEAMLKLYIKHKKTFKRNNHMPRGLWETIALEMGEDDVEYWHKRFLNFKQHYVRMLYKKKESGPENIHWPYMKYFDHIFCDDEEFQKKFLPSNEDEDSQDTELQEDVWSDTEKTFLVKYYYDCFQEFQDSTIPNKFLWQEVGRLLDRKPDVCKDKYNELKNQHFNLLLERVYDMTNRVPMAIIFDNIIAKETLNELDQPARKSDSSDIWKTEQIDELVEYLYENINMLKDPICYYVCWATISKKIDRTVQSCMRQWDSLKTLYKNILEDKKENSDMQIDWRYIDLFDRIFDYGMDTNLLDGYEKTKEHSNDSSNGKVGVKKITIKGDYENFAVDGTDDEESYDERGFTKRSKKRNGDSKAFRILEYYLKNKDKFSSSQQKKLALWEILAKQIGLSATECAHRFRNFKQVYIGYVQREINKPEMPILWPYYTLCKKVFGYRAIKSKLKNGKLESEDGEDWSAKEIKQLINYFSRNYHDLVDNIEDKSRWVQVAQEMGRTEGSCCDKFLELRKSYRKLKTMKSRNPDVKVSWKYFNMIDEIYQNGAENIEVLEEMDFDESSAFDVKTEIQEDDDFQCIIVVPEGDDINNAQIIIQEEKNSTEDNTETAEVRKNITVWNRRSKRRLLILYLKYLRLNKETEINAKDMWTEIASQLEAKTPSSCKKMYIKLKNQYNIDKEKNIITPYNVVMEKILAIKPRFAKTNKIKSLDDITVYNDVPMSEEKVLNALNYYMQNLEDFVSPKFEKRYLWIELAKYISESVTNVYSKINYMKQNHDTIDSPFREVVQDIIAKENTLKEVNKDMSTVKDDEPEGQIWSDLEIERLLTWYLAHLDKFKNPKFVRSYLWMEASDILKKSPLVCSKKMLEIRSQYRSMVKENPEELNNWKFHNLCQRIYGTGKKSN encoded by the exons atggagCAAATCGTGGTTAAAACTGAGGTGCAACCAAACGGAGACATACTACTATTTTATGTTGATG AAAATGAAGAAGCAGATGCTGGGACATTTGACCATGAAAATGGGAATGTCATGCATATGCTGCCGGAAACAAAATATGTGATAGAAGATAACGGAGAAGGTGAATCTGCCGATGAACTGGATATAGCACAAGCCGCTGAAGAAGTTGCCAAAGAAAATTGGCTGAATGAGGAAATAAAACgtcttattgttttttatattgataataaagaaacatttcTTAGTGGGAcaacaaagaaaaaacatttgtgGGCTGTAGCTTGCAGAACTATACTCACAGGCAAAAATCCAGTTTCATGTGAGGTTAAATTACGAATGCTCAAACAACAGTTCATACAACTATGTTTAGAAAAACAGAAAGGAAATATTGTCACTTGGCCCTATTACGATCTTTGCCATCAAGCATTCTATGAAGATAGCTTCGAAACTGTCACAAATGATTCCGAACCAAATAAAGTTGTCATTAACATGCCCATGCAGAATGTTGTCAATCAAGATGGTATCTTAGtggtaaagaaaattaataatggcCAGGGTAAAGACGTTGATGAAAAAGTTGAAGCTATGctcaaactttatataaagcaTAAGAAAACATTCAAGAGGAATAATCATATGCCGAGAGGTTTGTGGGAAACCATAGCTTTAGAAATGGGTGAAGACGACGTTGAGTACTGGCACAAAAGGTTTCTGAATTTCAAACAGCATTATGTCAGAatgctttataaaaagaaagaaagcGGCCCTGAAAATATCCATTGGCcctatatgaaatatttcgaTCACATTTTCTGTGATGATGAGGAGTTTCAGAAGAAATTTCTCCCCAGCAATGAAGATGAAGACAGCCAAGACACTGAGCTCCAAGAAGATGTATGGAGTGATACAGAAAAAACTTTTCTAGTCAAATATTACTATGATTGCTTCCAAGAATTTCAAGATTCGACCATACCGAACAAGTTTCTATGGCAGGAAGTCGGCAGGTTACTGGATAGAAAACCGGATGTCTGCAAGGATAAATACAATGAGCTAAAGAACCAACATTTCAACTTACTCCTAGAGAGAGTCTATGATATGACAAATAGAGTTCCGATGGCCATAATTTTTGACAATATAATCGCAAAGGAGACGTTGAACGAATTAGATCAGCCAGCGAGAAAGTCGGATTCATCCGACATATGGAAAACTGAGCAAATTGACGAATTGGttgaatatttgtatgaaaatataaatatgttaaaagatCCCATATGTTACTACGTCTGTTGGGCCACGATATCTAAGAAAATCGATAGAACGGTACAATCCTGTATGAGACAGTGGGATTCgttaaaaactctttataaaaatatcttggaGGATAAGAAGGAAAATTCTGACATGCAAATAGATTGGAGATACATAGATCTGTTTGATAGGATATTTGACTATGGCATGGATACCAACTTGCTTGACGGCTACGAAAAAACGAAAGAACATAGTAATGACAGTAGTAACGGAAAAGTTGGGg TTAAAAAGATCACAATTAAAGGAGATTACGAAAATTTTGCTGTGGATGGTACGGACGATGAGGAGTCGTACGACGAGAGAGGTTTCACGAAACGTTCCAAGAAAAGAAACGGTGACTCGAAAGCGTTCAGGATATTAGAGTACTATTTGAAGAACAAAGACAAATTCTCATCGTCCCAACAAAAGAAACTCGCACTATGGGAAATACTGGCGAAACAAATTGGCCTATCAGCCACAGAATGTGCCCATAGATTTCGTAATTTCAAGCAAGTTTATATAGGTTACGTTCAacgagaaataaataaaccggAAATGCCAATATTATGGCCATATTACACATTATGCAAGAAAGTTTTCGGATACAGGGCTATAAAGTCAAAGTTAAAGAATGGAAAACTAGAATCTGAAGACGGGGAAGATTGGTCGGCCAAGGAAATAAAGCAATTGATAAACTATTTCTCAAGAAACTATCACGATTTGGTTGATAATATCGAAGATAAATCCAGATGGGTCCAAGTAGCACAGGAAATGGGCAGAACTGAGGGTAGTTGTTGTGATAAGTTTTTAGAATTAAGAAAGTCCTATAGGAAATTGAAGACGATGAAGTCCAGGAATCCAGATGTCAAGGTGTCATGGAAGTATTTCAATATGATAGACGAGATATATCAAAACGGCGCCGAGAATATCGAGGTCTTGGAAGAAATGGATTTTGATGAATCAAGTGCCTTTGATGTTAAGACGGAAATTCAGGAAg aTGATGACTTCCAATGCATTATAGTTGTACCAGAAGGGGATGACATTAATAACGCTCAGATTATAATACAAGAAGAGAAAAACTCAACAGAAGACAACACGGAGACAGCGGAAGTTAGGAAGAATATTACAGTATGGAATAGAAGAAGCAAGAGACGGTTACTGATAttatatctgaaatatttaagattgaATAAAGAAACGGAAATCAATGCAAAAGACATGTGGACGGAGATCGCTTCACAGTTAGAAGCCAAAACACCATCGTCCTGCAagaaaatgtacataaaactgAAGAATCAATACAAtattgataaagaaaaaaacattataacacCCTACAATGTCGTAATGGAAAAAATCTTGGCTATAAAACCTAGGTTTGCtaaaaccaataaaattaaatcattagaTGACATAACTGTTTACAATGATGTACCAATGTCTGAAGAGAAGGTCCTCAACgctttaaattactatatgcAGAATCTAGAAGACTTTGTGAGTCCCAAATTCGAGAAGAGATATCTATGGATCGAGCTTGCCAAATATATATCTGAGTCGGTGACGAATGtatatagcaaaataaattatatgaagcaGAATCATGATACTATTGATTCACCATTCCGTGAAGTTGTTCAAGATATCATTGCCAAGGAAAATACATTGAAGGAAGTTAACAAAGATATGAGTACGGTCAAAGACGATGAACCCGAAGGACAAATCTGGTCTGATTTGGAGATAGAACGCCTCTTGACCTGGTATCTGGCACATTTGGACAAATTCAAGAATCCAAAATTCGTCAGAAGCTACCTTTGGATGGAGGCGtcggatatattgaaaaaaagtcCACTCGTCTGTTCAAAGAAAATGTTAGAAATAAGATCACAATACAGAAGTATGGTTAAGGAAAATCCAgaagaattaaacaattggAAATTTCATAATCTATGTCAGAGAATTTACGGAACCGGAAAGAAGAGTAATTGA